The genome window GCATGGGCCGGCCTGAGCGTATCGAGCGTCAACCCCTCGCCCTTGATCGACCCTTCGGCGCGCAGCCCGTCCTGCACCATCCGGTTGAGCGATGCGCGTGCGTCGCGACCGGAGGAATAGATCGCGGTCCGCTCGCGGGCCTCCGGAGGTAGATCGAGCCAGGTCTTCGCCGCGACCTGCAGATGGTCCTTGCCCGCCTCGACCACCTTGTCGCCGAGCGAGGCGAAGCTCTCGCGGAACCTGCCCGCGCGGGCGAGGCCCGAGGCTTCCTTCATGTGCTCGGTGCGCTGACGTAGGCTCGTGTCGAGCCGGGCCAGCGCGGGACCGTCCGCCTGGATCAGCGAGAAGCTCTTGCCCGCTTCGATTGGCTGCAGCTGCGCCTTGTCGCCGATCATCACCAGCTTCTCGACACCCAGGCGATTGGCGATGGTGAGGAGGTCGTTCATCGGCTTGTTCGCGACCAGCGACGCTTCGTCGAGCACGAGGATCTTGCCCTCGAGCGCAGCGCGCGATGCTTCGAAGGTTGGTCCGCTGCCATGAAGCGCACCGCGCAGATGCTGGTTCACGAACGAGGAGACGGTCTTAGCTTCGATGCCCTCCTTCACCGCCTCGCCGTTCGCCGTGCGTATCTCGGTCTCGTTGCGCAGGTCATTGACCATCTTGTTCGCGAAGGCGAGGCCGATCACGTCCCTGCCCTCCTCGCGCGCAACGCTAGCGATCGCGGAGATGAGGGTCGTCTTGCCGGCTCCGGCCACGCCCTGAATGACGACGGTGCGGTCGTCGCTCGACAAGGCCAGCGTGCCGGCAGCGATCTGCTCGGCGTTGAGATCGTACTCGCCCGACACCGCGCGCAACCGCTCCGGGGCCCCGCCAGCCTCTATCATGCCTGGACCCGCGTCCTTCCCCGCAGCCACGTTGGCAAGGGTCGCCCGCTCTATCGCCACGTGTTCGGGGGTGGTGTATTTCTCGATCGCCCCATCGAGCCGGGCGCTCTTGCCTGGCAGCATCTGGCCCTTGTCGACCAGCGCTTCCATTCGCGCTTCGACGCCTTCGACTGTCACTCCCCTGACGCCGAGGTCGAGCGCGGCCTTCACCAGTTCGCCTCGCGTCCACGACGTCTCGCGCTCGCCGATCACGCGAACAGCGGATGCCGTTACGAGTTCGGTGCGCAGCTGCGTCGGGGTCAGACCCATGCGCTGCAGGCCGTTCGTGGTCAGTTCGTCGGCGGGACGCGTGTAGAGCCGCGCGGTCTCCTGGACCGAGGCGATTACGGCGCGGACGCGTTCGGCCGTTCCCAGCGGTCCCTCGCGTCCGTTGTCGGTGCGGGCGCGCGCCTGTTCGACCATCGCCTTGGCATCGAACCCCAGTCCCTCGGCGCGCTTCGCCCATTCCTGGCGAAGCGCCTGTTTGTCATCAGGATTGAGCTTCGGATCCCGGGTGTTCTTGGTGACGCCTCGCAGGAATTCGGTCTCGTTCGCGCGTCGGCCGAGCTTTTCGGCTGTCGCGAGTATGTCCAGTCTACGTTGACTGAAGGCTTCGATCACCTCACGCGAGACGCCTTGGATCTCGAACTGTCCGTGTTTTCCGGTAAGCTCGGTCCGATAGCCAAGCTTCTCGAGGTTCGTTCGGAGCGCGGCATTGTAGATCGAGCCCAGGACGGAATTGTTCTTCCAGACCTCGCCGTTCCAGAGTGCCTTCCAGTTGCCCGCCTTGTCCTGGGTGATCGCGGCGATGACGGCATGGGTGTGGTTCTGCGGATCGAGCTTGCGGCTCGTGTCGTGCTGGAAGAGCGCATACAGCAGTTTCCCTGTCTGAACCGCTTCGCCATTCGGATTGCGCGAATAGTCGCGCGCCTCGGCGAAATGCTTCTCGAGATAGGTCATGGTCGCCTTGACCGCCGCCTCCTGCGCGGTGAGGACGTGCTTGTCTCCGCCGAGCTGCGCCATGAGGCTTGCGGACTTCGGCATGGAGAAGGTGAGGTCGATCCCAGCTCTCCGGTTCTCGTTGCCGTTGACGATGGTCCCGTCGGGCAGCTTGCCATCGAGAACCCTCTCGAAATCCTCCTTCGTGACGGGACCGCTCAGGCCCAGCGCCTCGGCACCCTTCCCGCTCCATTTGCTGAGCTCGGCAGGGCCATCGCCGACATAGTAGTCGTCCTTGGCGAAGTAGTTCGCTGCTCCGCCTGCGGAGGAAACCGATGCGACGGACAGCATCAGACGCTCCCGAGCCTGATTACTCTTCGAAGCATTCGGCCGCGGAGGAGCCAGTCGGCGCTTATGCCGAATTGCTCGCCGCCGATCCCGGCTCTCACCTCATTGTCGAGGAACCGCGTCTTCGTAGCTTGATGGGGCAGCGCGGCGATCATGTCGCTTAGGCTTCGGCGCATGGGTGGAGAGAGGGTCACCGGCCCATCTCCTGGTCCTCTTCGATGGAGACCTCATGGTGCTCTTCCGTCTCACGGCCGAACCCTTGACGGTTCTCCCGTTCGAGGATGCTTTCCTGGCCGTCGTCGCGTCCTCCGATCTGGCGCGTCTGCGCCACGACGTTCCGATTGAACGCGTTGCGCTCTTCGACGTCCCGCTGGGCCAGGCGCTGCCGTTCGCGATCGTCGCGCTTGCCGGTGTGCTTGAACTTCGACAGGTCGTCGTGATCGCGCTGGTCGCTGGTTCCGTCGACCACTTCCTTGGCAGCGGTCCTGTGCTGCAACTCGGCCGCGGTTTGCTCCACCGAACGATCAAGCGAACCCTCCACCTCCTCGCGCAACTTCTCGGCTTCGATCTCCGCCTGGCTGAGGACGACATCAACCCCGTCGCGCGTGTCCTTCGGCACGTTGTCCGGCCCCTCCCCCTCGCGCCCCCCGACACCCATTTCCGCGGCTTCCTCTTCGGTCGGCACGTATTCGGCAGCGCGCATGTCGGTGACGCGGCAGAAGCCTTCGGCGCGTTCGGGATAATCGTTCCAGGTGAGCCGGATGCGTGACGCCGGGAAGCCGTCGGGGAATTTGATGAAGCCGGTCAGGCTTTCCAGATTGCTGATGTCGTCCGGCATCACGAGCTCTTCGACATCCGAGCGCGGCGTGATGGTGGATGCGTCGCGGCTGTTGTTGTACCCGTAGGAATAGGCTTCATCCATCAGCCGAACCTTGCGGTTGCCGATGAATTCGGAGCATCGCCGGGAGGTTTCCGGATCGGCAGTCTTGAGGATCAGCTTGGTGCCGGCAAGCGAAGCGAGATTGGTCGCGCCATGCTCGCCGTAGGTCTCTTCCAGCTTGTCGAAGGAATGCATGCCGAGGACGAACGCACCGCCGAACGCGCGGGCGGTCTGCAGGCCGTGATCGATTGCGGGAAGGCGGTGGAGCGCATGGACCTCGTCGATGAGGAACCATGTGCGCAGATTCCGGCTCCGCCTCATTTGGAACAGGGCATTGACGGCAAGGTCCATCCACAGCGTCAGCAGCGGCCGATTGAGTACGAGATCGGGGTGGGTGGAGGTGATGAAAAGGATCGAGCCTTCCCTAACGTCCTCGCTCATCCATCGCTTGATCGAGAAGCCCTCTTCGCCCGGCTTGGGTTCGGGCAAAAAGCGGAAGGCGTTGGCGTTGGCGATGAAGGTGGTCCGGATCGATTCCGCCATCTTCGCGGCGGATGGGGACATCATCGGTCCGGCAATCGTGCCCTCGAGCTGGGCATGGATCGTCTTGAGGTCCGACATCATCAGGAAGTAGGCGAGACCCCCATTCGAGCGGACGCCCATCTTGAGCATCTTGACGCACATCTCGACCATGAGTGTGCGGGCTGACTTCTGCCAGAAATCGTCCTCGACCGATTGCCCGCTGGGAACGAGCGCTGTGGCCGCGCTCATGAACTCGGCGTAGTTGCTGCAATCGTTGAAAATGGACCAGGGTTTGCAGCGCTTGTCCATCGGGTTGAGGATCACGTCGGTGTCCTCGTTGTAGAAGCTCTCGACGAAGGTTCCTGTGAGGTCGAAGATTACACAGCGATGGCCGCGTTCGCGCGCCTGCTTGACGATCTTCTTGAGCTCTGTGGTCTTACCGGCGCCGGTCGTGCCGACGAACATCGCATGGCTTTGTTCGAGGCGCCACGGATAGGGCAGTCCGGCAAGCCTGTAGGGGTGGTGAAGGCCGCGTCGGATTAAGTCTTTGAGCGGCTCTTTCAGAACAGCGTTGGGATCTTCCGGCGGGGTGCGCGAGAGGCATTCTTTCTGATGCTCGCGCCAGTTGTGGGCGAGGATGGATTGCTTGAGGATCGAACGCTCGACCAGGACGGCGCCGCGTTCGTGGCGCTCGGTCAGGATGTCCGATCCGCGCTTGCGCGAAAAGTCGATGAACCAGATGGTCAGCGGGACGCAGATGAAGGCCGCGCCGAGCATCGAAGATACGGTCACTTGGATAGCCCGCGACCACGCGGCTTCGACGGCGGGATGGTAGGGCACCATCGACATCGTCCCCTGCACCACCTGGCCGGAAGGAAGCGTCAGGTTGATCGCCTTCATCGGATCCAGCGACATCCATCCCCAGACCGAGGAAAGAAGCTTCATCAGGACGAGGTGGATTTCGTGATTCTTGAACGTGAAGTAGCCCAGCACGAAGAGCAGGAGGGCGGTGGTTCCGATCCATGTGTAGAGCGGGATTCTGATCCCCGCCCAGGTCATCAGGATCTCGTGATGGAACAGCTGCGATCCGCGCGTGAAATTGCCCGCGTTCCGCTTCACTTTTCCCCGCGCAGAAGCGTGCGTCAGAGTGATCGCCTGCTTGTTGTACCTGATGTCTTTACGCATGGTGCTCTCGCACGTTGCGCATGGCCGCACGGATCAGCTCGTCACTGTCCTCCGGATACTGTCTTTCGACCAGGAGGGAGAGCGCAAGCTGGGTGTGCTCGAGGATGGTGAGCGCACGCTGGCCATTGAGTGCGATACCCAGCTTGAGCATCGGCAGGCCGATATTGACGGAGGTGCGTATTACCTCGGCACGCGTTATGCCTTGTGCGGCCGCGTAGGCGTCGAGGGCTTCGAGAGCATCGGGGGAGAACCCTACGCCGATGCCTTTGTAGGTACTGGCCATGCAAACTCTTTCCGAGTTGTGCATGGTTTCTCTATCGCAAGCCCTTTATATATCCGCCGAAACGGAAAGGGAAGCGCGTTTGCGGACGAAAGATATTTCGGCGCTAACGCGCTGATGTACCGGCATATTCCGATCATATCGCTTCTTTCGTCCTTCGCCGAAATATGTTTCGGGAGCGCCATTCTGAACTAAGTGGCTGTTCCAAAGCCTATTTTGTCCCGAAAAGAGCTACGGCGCAGCCGTGTTCGGTGTGCATAAATCAGGGACTTGGCGGTTCTTCTCTTGGTCTGCTGGTCTTGGGGGAGTCGTAGAGGAGCTGGTCATCCAGCTGGAGGTGCCGGCTTTCTAGCCGGAATGAACCTCACGCTTGGTCCGCAGGGCTGATCCTCGATACTGCCAGGGCGGACAAGAGTGGACCGACAGGTCCACGTCGATCGTGACCCGCAGGGCCGAGACAGGCATCGCCCGGCTCGGTGGAGCTTGATGACGAGACGGCCCTAGCGAAGCCAGGGCAGTGAGGAACCTAGCGCAATAGAGCGCGGTCCTGAGCGGCGCAGTCCGCGAAGGATGGCCCGAAACCCTCCTTCCCGAAACGATAAAAGAGCGAGAGCAGATCGCAAAAAAACATCTCGAAATTGCAGTCAGGATCGGCCATCAGATTCCACCTCGATCATTCCGGAAATGGAGTTGAAAATGGTGTCGAAAGTGGAACGCGAACGGGCGGCGTTGGAAGCGGCCGAACAGGACATTGCCGAGCGCAAGAAAAGGCTCGCGCAGATGGAGAAGGAAGAGGCCGGAAAGGAGCTTGCGCGACTGGTCCGCAAGGTCGGGCACGAACGGTCCGTGAGACTGTTGGAGCTGGCCGTCAGCGTGAAGCCGAAGAGCGCGATAGAGGCGCTCGAAAAGATGGAGCCTGCGGGTCAGAAGCAGGCGTCCTGATGGGCGGCGTCCGAGAGGTCTCGGCGGCCGCCCATACCCGTCAGTATTGGTCGTCCATCTTGCCGGTTGCGGTGTAGACTATGTCGTCGATGAGGTGCATCGGGAGCTCGCCGTAATCGCCTTCTTCTATCAGGATGTAACCTTCCTCCGTCTGGACGACATGGACGTCGAAGAAGGAGTGGTAAGAGCGCCGCTCCGCTTGCAGAGTCTTCTCATCGAGTGCGATTGTATCGGTGTTGATCTGGCGCGTCGTGGCGGTGTCAGCTTCGAATGTTTCCGTGGTGTAGCACATGGGTAGCCTCCTGTCGTTGGCGGCTCGTCCGCCATGCCATGAATCAGCGCTCCGGCGGTGCGCGGGTCACCGGAGCGAAGCGGAGGGGAAACGAAAATTGATCGAGTGGTGCGGAAGGTGCGCAGCACCTTCACGGTCGGTCCATTTTCGTTTGACCCGTGCATGGCCGGAGTGCTCATGGCGATGGTGGCGGACGGGCCATCGGCGGGAGGCTTAGATTATCTCTGCACCGCATGTTCGAGGCGCTGCCGGGATGCGCCAGTGCTCCGATTGGCTTGCATGAGAAAAGGGTGCCGCGGCGCGTGGCCGGGCACCCTTCCCCAGGCATCGTTCCAGCGGGGAGGCTAGTCGCTGGTCGATGGGATTTCGCGAGAGGCTGCACTCTGTTCGATCGGGCAACACTGCACGCAATGTGGAACGCCGGTGACGGGATGCGGCTGCATGACATGTCGTTCGCCCGAAACGCAGTTTTCGGTCAAGCCTTCGTCGGGTTCTGATCCCATGATCGCGCCGGTTTCGATGTCGATCCTGTCGAAGTGGTCATCCCCTTCGTGCTCGCATTCGATTCAGGTTTCACGATCGTGGACGCCGCCCAGCTCCCGTCGCTGATTGGTCTCGTCCCAGGCGGCCCACGCGTCCTTGCAAATCGATTCCGAACCGCAGTTTGGGCACCGCATCTTTAGCTTGGGGCGAGGCTTTGCGACCGCGTTCATGAGGCCCACGCCAGAACAGGACGTTGTTCGCCGCAATTCGTGAATGCGAGGTATGCCAGGCTGTCGTAGATCGGCATGATCTTTGCGCCGCGGAACGCGTCGTAGGTGCGATGGTTCTGCAACAGGGTCCGCAGGCTATCGAGCGTGAGTTCGCCGGCATCCGCATTGTCCCGGCCGAGCGCGAACAGCACCTTTCCCGCGAGGTCTGGTCCCATCATCAGATCGCGCGCGAGAGCGATATGCTCGGAGACCTCGATCGTGATCGGAGCGAGACGGCCGAGGTGCCGGACGCGCAGCGTTCGCCCGAGAAATTGCGCCTCCTCGACAATCGCGATGATCTCGGCGCGGTGGTCGAAGCAGGCCGTGAAAGCGGCCATCGAAAGTGAGTTCGCGTTGATCTCGAAGTTGAGCGGCGCAGCTCCGAATTCGTTCGCATCGACGTCCAGTGCGATATCGCTTGCATGAAGCCGCCGTGTCAGCGCGGCGAGTTCGAGCGCCGAAATTTCGGCGGGCGTCGAATGAAGCTGGGTGCGCGTGTCTTCGATGCGGAATGTGACGAGCATCCTTGCCTCCTATGATGGCTCGTCTCCCTCCTTCCCTCTCCCCTTTGATGCGCTGCCCTGGCATTGTCGGATGAGCTTGCCGGTTGCGCAGAGCCGTCGGCATTCGGCTAGGCGACAACCTGCTCCGGCAAGTGACCGCTGTCTCAGGAGGATTGTGATGGCGAAGCGCAGGCGAACGTATGTTCGTCAGCGAGCCGGAGCGATGCGGTCGTGGTCAGCCGTTCGAACGCGAGGGTTTGATACCCGAGGAGGGCGACGATATCCGCAGCGGCCTGTCTTTACGTGGCGGTGGCACTGACATGACTCGCCTCGGCAGGCGACACCTCCATGTCGGAAAATTGGGTGGGGAGCAGAATGGCAGCTTTTGAAAACGACGTTCCGGAAAACCGCCGTTGAGCGAAAGACTATCCTAACTTGCTCTCTAACCGAGCTTTCTTCGCATCGCGAAGAATTTCCAGAGCTTCCTTGACAACATACAACCCTATCGCTGCGCCCACGAAGAGGTCGAAATAGCCGATACTGGTAAGCAGAACCGCAACGCCTGAAGCAATGACAGCAGAGTTGGCTACGATGTCCGCGCGCGTAAAAATCCATGCCGCGCGGATATGGACCTCGTCCCGTCGCTGCTTACTCAATAGGCGAAGAACAATGATGTTCACGAGAAGCGCGACCAGCGCGACAGCGATCATCCAACTGCCTTCGGGAGTTGACCCGACAATCGCACGTCGGACGACATCCGCAAGAACTCCGATGCCGACGAGCATGAGCAAGCTACCGCTCAGTGTTGCGGCTTTGGCTTTGAAGTTTGCGCTTCGCCCAATTGCTGCCAATGCAATCGCGTATGCGCTTGCGTCCGTCAGCATGTCCAAGCCGTCTGCGATCAGGCCAGTCGACTGGGCGATAATGCCCGTCGTGGCTTCGACGACGAACATGATGCCGTTCAAGATCAATGCGATCCACAAGGCACGGCGCTGCTCTTTCGTTTCGGCTTCGGTTGGTCCGCACCCACAATCGCTCATGGATTGCAGATAACCGAGTGTCGCAAAGCCGTAAACACGTGGTCCCCCAACGATCTAACCCGAGAACACGTTGGTATTGCCCATGAGCCTGCCGACAACTCGATCACGACCGATTACGGCGATTTCATTCGGAAATGGCTGTGACTGCAACGAGGTCGGAAGTTGCCAGCGCAAGCCATGTTGAATGCCACCGCCATTTACCCGCAGTCGACTGGCCTGACCGCGAAGGCTCCAGAAACATCTAAATCCGGGCAAGGCAGCCATGCCGGTTCGGCCAAGGCGGACCGCGCTATGCGCAGGCGACTGAATAGTCGCCAGCGAGCAAGTGATCGCCGGGGTCCTGTGATGCGCCCACACGGGCGACGGGGGCTCGATGCCACCCGAGCCCGTTCTGCTGAGACAGAAAAGGAAGGGAGGCCCCGGCTTCCGCCGGAGCCTCCCGAGAGGCGCTCACCCGAAGGTGGACGCGCCGACCCGCTGCGTTTGCGGCCGCTGATCGGCGATGCGGCGGACGTGAACCGGCACGCCTGCCTGCCGCAGTCGCTGTGCCAGGTTCGACTGGATGCCGGAGCCTTCGCCCACGACTGCTTCGACCGGGCTCAGCTTGACCATGTTCTCGTTGCGGAGGAACGGAGCGCGGTTGCCGTGGCGTCGGTCAGGCATGAAGAGGATCGTCTGCACGCCGTTCTTCTGTGCCCATGCGTTGGCCATCGCGTCGACACCCTTGCGCATTCCGGTCGTTCCGAGGACCATGTTGGGCACGCGCGACTTGATGTCGTCGAGGATGTCCCAGATCATCTCGTAGTCGTGCCATTCCTTCATACCGCCCGACACCACGACCAGCGGCCCTTCGGGCTGGAACTGCGCCCTGCGGTCCTTGGCCCGTGCGGCGAGGAAGTCGCGTGCCTGGATCTGCGAGGCGGTCACGCCGTTCTTGCTGACCTGCGATCCGCGGGTGGCGGTGAACGGACGTCCGGTCTCGACCCGGTATAAGTCCGAAGCGTGATCCCGCATCGCCTCGAGCGCTTCGCGGCATCCCTGAAGGGTCTGCACCAGCATTTGCGTCTCTTCGAGCTCGACCGCGTAGATTTCGGAAGGATCGAAGTGGCGAGCCATCTCTCCCAGCTTCTTCGCGGCATCGTCCTCACGTCCTTCGACCAGGCGGGCTGTCATGTGGAAGGAATTGACCATCCCCCAGGCGAGCTGCTGGG of Aurantiacibacter atlanticus contains these proteins:
- a CDS encoding type IV secretion system DNA-binding domain-containing protein; translated protein: MRKDIRYNKQAITLTHASARGKVKRNAGNFTRGSQLFHHEILMTWAGIRIPLYTWIGTTALLLFVLGYFTFKNHEIHLVLMKLLSSVWGWMSLDPMKAINLTLPSGQVVQGTMSMVPYHPAVEAAWSRAIQVTVSSMLGAAFICVPLTIWFIDFSRKRGSDILTERHERGAVLVERSILKQSILAHNWREHQKECLSRTPPEDPNAVLKEPLKDLIRRGLHHPYRLAGLPYPWRLEQSHAMFVGTTGAGKTTELKKIVKQARERGHRCVIFDLTGTFVESFYNEDTDVILNPMDKRCKPWSIFNDCSNYAEFMSAATALVPSGQSVEDDFWQKSARTLMVEMCVKMLKMGVRSNGGLAYFLMMSDLKTIHAQLEGTIAGPMMSPSAAKMAESIRTTFIANANAFRFLPEPKPGEEGFSIKRWMSEDVREGSILFITSTHPDLVLNRPLLTLWMDLAVNALFQMRRSRNLRTWFLIDEVHALHRLPAIDHGLQTARAFGGAFVLGMHSFDKLEETYGEHGATNLASLAGTKLILKTADPETSRRCSEFIGNRKVRLMDEAYSYGYNNSRDASTITPRSDVEELVMPDDISNLESLTGFIKFPDGFPASRIRLTWNDYPERAEGFCRVTDMRAAEYVPTEEEAAEMGVGGREGEGPDNVPKDTRDGVDVVLSQAEIEAEKLREEVEGSLDRSVEQTAAELQHRTAAKEVVDGTSDQRDHDDLSKFKHTGKRDDRERQRLAQRDVEERNAFNRNVVAQTRQIGGRDDGQESILERENRQGFGRETEEHHEVSIEEDQEMGR
- a CDS encoding cation diffusion facilitator family transporter, giving the protein MSDCGCGPTEAETKEQRRALWIALILNGIMFVVEATTGIIAQSTGLIADGLDMLTDASAYAIALAAIGRSANFKAKAATLSGSLLMLVGIGVLADVVRRAIVGSTPEGSWMIAVALVALLVNIIVLRLLSKQRRDEVHIRAAWIFTRADIVANSAVIASGVAVLLTSIGYFDLFVGAAIGLYVVKEALEILRDAKKARLESKLG
- a CDS encoding DUF2493 domain-containing protein; this encodes MQKFNNFADLANARMELADTRSDVTTAYDGAFLEQSDMAKLSVVEEPMAAEMPDPDMARAAVELAIGTVFDVLKDTRMEEFAQQLAWGMVNSFHMTARLVEGREDDAAKKLGEMARHFDPSEIYAVELEETQMLVQTLQGCREALEAMRDHASDLYRVETGRPFTATRGSQVSKNGVTASQIQARDFLAARAKDRRAQFQPEGPLVVVSGGMKEWHDYEMIWDILDDIKSRVPNMVLGTTGMRKGVDAMANAWAQKNGVQTILFMPDRRHGNRAPFLRNENMVKLSPVEAVVGEGSGIQSNLAQRLRQAGVPVHVRRIADQRPQTQRVGASTFG
- the mobF gene encoding MobF family relaxase, with amino-acid sequence MLSVASVSSAGGAANYFAKDDYYVGDGPAELSKWSGKGAEALGLSGPVTKEDFERVLDGKLPDGTIVNGNENRRAGIDLTFSMPKSASLMAQLGGDKHVLTAQEAAVKATMTYLEKHFAEARDYSRNPNGEAVQTGKLLYALFQHDTSRKLDPQNHTHAVIAAITQDKAGNWKALWNGEVWKNNSVLGSIYNAALRTNLEKLGYRTELTGKHGQFEIQGVSREVIEAFSQRRLDILATAEKLGRRANETEFLRGVTKNTRDPKLNPDDKQALRQEWAKRAEGLGFDAKAMVEQARARTDNGREGPLGTAERVRAVIASVQETARLYTRPADELTTNGLQRMGLTPTQLRTELVTASAVRVIGERETSWTRGELVKAALDLGVRGVTVEGVEARMEALVDKGQMLPGKSARLDGAIEKYTTPEHVAIERATLANVAAGKDAGPGMIEAGGAPERLRAVSGEYDLNAEQIAAGTLALSSDDRTVVIQGVAGAGKTTLISAIASVAREEGRDVIGLAFANKMVNDLRNETEIRTANGEAVKEGIEAKTVSSFVNQHLRGALHGSGPTFEASRAALEGKILVLDEASLVANKPMNDLLTIANRLGVEKLVMIGDKAQLQPIEAGKSFSLIQADGPALARLDTSLRQRTEHMKEASGLARAGRFRESFASLGDKVVEAGKDHLQVAAKTWLDLPPEARERTAIYSSGRDARASLNRMVQDGLRAEGSIKGEGLTLDTLRPAHAAREELRYAATYAKGQLLEVMRQNAPGGLSRGRYDVEGLDAKGRVLLRDENGKLKRFDPSRIDPADKRDALRLSEKTKETIHEGDKVRWTEKDDARKLMKSEEARILGVKGGVVMVENRHGETVELKQNDKMLERMGLAYAINMHQAQGDTRDMAIGEMHSSARHLSNQRLALVMMTRVRDDITIVTNDRDQLLAQIGRNPGDKTSALETLGEKRIADARIDRAAPDFNPKIPEHLKVGEASADRLPSVDKESLRAVPQIDLPERNIERAR